One genomic segment of Mycolicibacterium chubuense NBB4 includes these proteins:
- the eltD gene encoding erythritol/L-threitol dehyrogenase yields MAAQIPEKMQAVVCHGPHDYRLEEVAVPQRGPGEALIKVEAVGICASDLKCYHGAAKFWGDENRPAWAETMVIPGHEFVGRVVELDDQAATRWGIAVGDRVVSEQIVPCWECRFCKRGQYHMCQPHDLYGFKRRTPGAMASYMVYPAEALVHKVSGDVAPHHAAFAEPLSCSLHAVERAQILFEDTVVVAGCGPIGLGMVAGARAKNPMHVIALDMAPEKLELAKACGADITINIAEQDPVAIVKDLTDGYGADVYLEGTGHPTAVPQGLNLLRKLGRYVEYGVFGSDVSVDWSIISDDKELDVLGAHLGPYCWPAAIRMIESGVLPMDRICTHQLPLTEFQKGLDLVASGKESVKVSLIPA; encoded by the coding sequence ATGGCCGCTCAGATTCCCGAGAAAATGCAGGCAGTCGTCTGCCACGGGCCCCACGATTACCGGCTCGAGGAGGTCGCCGTACCCCAGCGCGGTCCGGGCGAAGCACTGATCAAGGTCGAGGCGGTCGGCATCTGCGCCAGCGACCTGAAGTGCTATCACGGCGCGGCGAAATTCTGGGGTGACGAGAACCGGCCCGCGTGGGCCGAGACCATGGTGATCCCGGGTCACGAATTCGTGGGCAGGGTCGTCGAACTCGACGACCAGGCCGCGACGCGGTGGGGGATCGCCGTCGGTGACCGGGTGGTCTCCGAGCAGATCGTGCCCTGCTGGGAATGCCGCTTCTGCAAACGCGGCCAGTACCACATGTGCCAGCCGCACGACCTCTACGGCTTCAAGCGGCGCACCCCCGGTGCGATGGCCAGCTACATGGTGTATCCGGCGGAAGCCTTGGTGCACAAGGTTTCCGGCGACGTGGCACCACACCACGCTGCCTTCGCCGAGCCGCTGTCGTGCTCGCTGCACGCCGTGGAGCGCGCGCAGATCCTGTTCGAGGACACCGTCGTCGTCGCCGGGTGCGGTCCGATCGGCCTCGGTATGGTCGCCGGCGCGCGCGCCAAGAACCCGATGCACGTGATCGCCCTGGACATGGCGCCGGAGAAGCTCGAGCTCGCCAAGGCGTGCGGTGCCGACATCACCATCAACATCGCCGAGCAGGACCCGGTGGCGATCGTCAAGGACCTCACGGACGGTTACGGCGCCGACGTCTACCTGGAAGGTACCGGGCATCCAACGGCGGTTCCCCAGGGCCTCAACCTGTTACGCAAGCTGGGCCGCTACGTCGAGTACGGCGTGTTCGGCAGCGACGTCTCGGTGGACTGGAGCATCATCAGCGACGACAAGGAACTCGACGTCCTGGGTGCGCACCTGGGTCCCTACTGCTGGCCGGCCGCGATCAGGATGATCGAATCCGGTGTCCTGCCGATGGATCGGATCTGTACCCATCAGCTTCCGCTCACCGAGTTCCAGAAAGGGCTGGACCTGGTGGCCAGCGGCAAGGAATCGGTCAAGGTCTCCCTGATCCCCGCGTGA
- a CDS encoding sugar-binding transcriptional regulator, with amino-acid sequence MPRSAQPTPSAAKSEGVAAEAEGSHFPPTLLYTAARLYYEDEATQAEIAQQLGTSRATVSRLLAEAKRQGIVRIEVVPPAQAQPTELADRLARALNLNTVYLSPPLPAPGPGRTVVDVMGRVLAPATGRALSEAGLLPGDVLLVSSGRTVYELAQHELTPLPGVIVAPTVGGNDQPYEWYQTNEITRLVANRVGGRANYLFAPALPGPALYESLLEDPSIQRVLHQWPHARCALMGVGAPPLTRTDIPQFVPTGSGSLRFAVGDVCSRFYDRNGEAVSFDGMERLIALELEVLKHIPVTIAVAVGRDKVESIAAGARGGYFNRLVTDPATAEALLEASEVDSRKEVS; translated from the coding sequence ATGCCCAGGTCGGCCCAGCCCACCCCCTCTGCAGCGAAGTCGGAGGGTGTCGCGGCCGAGGCCGAAGGCAGCCATTTCCCGCCGACGCTCCTCTACACCGCCGCGCGGCTCTACTACGAGGACGAGGCGACCCAGGCCGAGATCGCCCAGCAGCTCGGGACGAGCCGGGCGACGGTGAGCAGGCTGCTCGCCGAGGCCAAGCGCCAGGGCATCGTCCGCATCGAGGTCGTCCCCCCAGCCCAGGCGCAGCCGACGGAGCTGGCCGACCGCCTCGCGCGCGCGCTCAACCTGAACACTGTGTACCTGTCGCCGCCCCTGCCGGCACCCGGCCCGGGCCGCACCGTCGTCGACGTCATGGGGCGCGTCCTGGCGCCCGCCACCGGACGCGCGCTCAGTGAAGCGGGCCTGCTGCCGGGCGACGTCCTGCTGGTCTCCTCGGGACGCACGGTCTACGAGCTGGCCCAGCACGAGCTCACCCCGCTGCCCGGCGTCATCGTCGCCCCCACCGTCGGCGGCAACGATCAGCCCTATGAGTGGTACCAGACCAACGAGATCACCCGGCTCGTGGCCAACCGCGTCGGCGGGCGCGCCAATTACCTGTTCGCACCGGCGCTTCCGGGGCCGGCGCTCTACGAGTCGCTGCTGGAGGATCCGAGCATCCAGCGCGTGTTGCACCAGTGGCCGCACGCCCGGTGCGCCCTCATGGGCGTGGGCGCACCCCCGCTCACCCGCACCGACATCCCGCAGTTCGTGCCCACCGGGTCGGGCTCACTGCGCTTCGCCGTGGGCGACGTGTGCTCGCGCTTCTACGACCGCAACGGCGAGGCCGTCTCGTTCGACGGGATGGAACGGCTGATCGCGCTGGAACTCGAAGTGCTCAAGCACATTCCGGTCACGATCGCGGTGGCGGTGGGCCGGGACAAGGTCGAGTCGATCGCCGCCGGGGCGCGCGGCGGCTACTTCAACCGGCTGGTCACCGACCCCGCCACCGCGGAGGCACTGCTCGAGGCCAGCGAGGTCGATTCACGCAAGGAGGTTTCATGA
- a CDS encoding SDR family NAD(P)-dependent oxidoreductase, which translates to MTTAADPRYAGALRLDGKRALITGAGKGIGADIARAFASAGADLVLSGRDEGELGRAAAALHDEFGVDVHSAAVDLARADGPDTLAGMAADALGGLDILVNNAGVSYPESVVDTTAEAFDATIAVNLRAPALLAARVGAQMVAQGTGGAIVTVASAAALAPLPDHYAYCASKAGLVMATKVLARELGPHGIRANSVCPTVVLTEMGQRVWGEEAKAAPMIARIPLGRFAVPHEVSDAVVWLCSDAASMINGADIAVDGGYTMG; encoded by the coding sequence ATGACGACGGCCGCCGACCCGAGGTATGCGGGGGCGCTGCGCCTCGACGGCAAGCGGGCGCTGATCACCGGAGCCGGAAAGGGCATCGGCGCCGACATCGCCCGTGCTTTCGCCTCCGCGGGCGCCGACCTGGTGCTCAGCGGCCGGGACGAGGGCGAGCTCGGCCGGGCCGCCGCCGCACTGCACGACGAGTTCGGAGTCGACGTGCACTCGGCCGCAGTCGATCTGGCGCGCGCCGACGGCCCGGACACCCTGGCGGGCATGGCGGCGGACGCACTCGGCGGCCTCGACATCCTGGTCAACAACGCCGGGGTCTCGTACCCGGAGTCGGTCGTCGATACCACCGCCGAGGCGTTCGACGCCACGATCGCCGTCAACCTGCGCGCCCCGGCGCTACTGGCCGCACGGGTCGGCGCGCAGATGGTCGCGCAGGGGACGGGCGGCGCGATCGTCACCGTCGCATCGGCGGCGGCACTCGCCCCGTTGCCGGACCACTACGCGTACTGCGCATCGAAAGCGGGCCTGGTGATGGCGACCAAGGTGCTGGCCCGGGAGCTCGGGCCGCACGGCATCCGCGCCAACTCGGTGTGCCCGACGGTGGTTCTGACCGAGATGGGACAGCGGGTGTGGGGCGAGGAGGCCAAGGCTGCGCCGATGATCGCCCGGATTCCCCTGGGCCGCTTCGCGGTTCCCCATGAGGTGTCGGATGCGGTGGTGTGGCTGTGCTCGGACGCGGCGAGCATGATCAACGGCGCCGACATCGCCGTCGACGGCGGCTACACGATGGGCTGA
- a CDS encoding FGGY-family carbohydrate kinase, whose product MDMLLGIDMGTGSTKGVLVDTMGTVIASETIAHSMDLPRPGWAEVDADAVWWREVCAISAALVAKMPAHATLGAVCVSGVGPCLLLCDADLRPLRPAILYGIDTRAHVEIASLTEEFGEKDILDRAGTLLSSQAVGPKIEWVRRHEPQVFEAAAGWYGSNSYIAARLTGEYVMDHHTASQCDPLYATREFGWNRQWAERICGHLPLPRLVWPSEIVGQVTAAAAEQTGLPAGLPVAAGTVDAYSEAFSVGVRRPGDQMLMYGSTMFLVQVIDEYHSDPTLWTTAGVEPGSLALAAGTSTAGTLINWLQTLTGGAPFDELTAEALGVPPGSEGLLMLPYLAGERTPVFDPQARGVLAGLTLRHGRGHLFRAAYEGIAFGIRQILERFDDGHSGTRTVAVGGGLKSPVWAQAISDVTGRSQLVPEQAIGASYGDALLAGIGAGLVPADTDWARIAREIEPDPRNRAMYDELFATWAQLYPATREQMHRLAAADPG is encoded by the coding sequence GTGGACATGCTGCTCGGAATCGACATGGGAACGGGGAGCACCAAGGGTGTCCTCGTCGACACGATGGGCACCGTGATCGCGTCGGAGACCATCGCTCACTCGATGGATCTGCCGCGCCCGGGGTGGGCCGAGGTCGACGCCGACGCGGTGTGGTGGCGGGAGGTGTGCGCCATCAGTGCCGCGCTGGTAGCGAAGATGCCCGCCCACGCGACGCTGGGCGCGGTGTGCGTCAGCGGCGTCGGGCCGTGCCTGCTGCTCTGCGATGCCGACCTGCGTCCCCTGCGGCCGGCGATCCTGTACGGGATCGACACCCGCGCCCACGTCGAAATCGCCTCGCTCACCGAGGAATTCGGGGAAAAAGACATCCTGGATCGAGCGGGCACGCTGTTGTCCAGCCAGGCGGTCGGGCCGAAGATCGAATGGGTGCGCAGGCACGAACCGCAGGTGTTCGAGGCTGCCGCCGGCTGGTACGGCTCTAATTCCTACATCGCCGCCAGGCTCACCGGCGAGTACGTCATGGACCACCACACCGCCAGCCAGTGCGATCCGCTCTACGCCACCCGGGAATTCGGCTGGAACCGGCAGTGGGCTGAGCGCATCTGCGGACACCTGCCGCTACCCCGACTGGTCTGGCCGAGCGAGATCGTCGGTCAGGTGACCGCTGCCGCTGCCGAACAGACCGGCCTGCCTGCCGGTCTGCCGGTCGCCGCAGGAACCGTCGACGCGTACTCCGAGGCCTTCTCCGTGGGTGTGCGCCGGCCCGGCGATCAGATGCTGATGTACGGCTCGACGATGTTCCTGGTGCAGGTGATCGACGAGTACCACAGCGATCCGACGTTGTGGACGACCGCTGGGGTGGAACCGGGCAGTCTCGCGCTGGCGGCAGGGACCTCCACCGCGGGCACGCTGATCAACTGGCTCCAAACCCTCACCGGCGGGGCACCTTTCGACGAGCTGACCGCCGAGGCGCTGGGCGTGCCGCCGGGAAGCGAGGGGCTGCTGATGCTGCCGTATCTCGCAGGCGAGCGCACTCCGGTGTTCGACCCGCAGGCCCGCGGTGTGCTGGCCGGCCTCACGCTGCGCCATGGCCGGGGCCACCTGTTCCGCGCGGCCTACGAGGGAATCGCGTTCGGAATCCGGCAGATCCTCGAGAGGTTCGACGACGGACATTCCGGCACCCGGACCGTCGCCGTCGGCGGAGGGCTCAAGAGTCCGGTGTGGGCGCAGGCGATCAGCGACGTGACGGGGCGCTCGCAACTGGTGCCGGAGCAGGCGATCGGCGCGAGCTACGGCGATGCGCTGCTCGCCGGGATCGGTGCGGGCCTGGTGCCCGCCGACACGGACTGGGCCAGGATCGCGCGGGAGATCGAACCGGATCCGCGCAACCGTGCGATGTACGACGAGCTGTTCGCGACGTGGGCTCAGCTCTATCCGGCGACCCGCGAGCAGATGCACCGGCTGGCCGCCGCTGACCCGGGCTGA
- a CDS encoding LysR family transcriptional regulator: MDIRRLQLLLALSRLGSMRAVAEEHHLTTSTVSQQIAALAREAGTQLIEPEGRRVRLTPAGRRLADHAVVILAAVESARLDLDADAEPAGTVRVGGFATGIRVSLLPIVAELARRFPKVEFVVSEYEPIEAFAMLTADDLDLALTYDYNLAPASPGAMLETVPLWSIRWGLGVPSAAARDTAGDAAALSDFAGHTWIINSRNTADEDAVRTLAALSGFTPRIAHQIDSLDLVEDLIVAGFGVGLLPLERPTGAGVTVLPLRDPEVVLTAYAVTRIGRATWPPLRAVLDRLRPAPGARLPEPRWPRPQAAPDSSPEPRQPLPLPPDE; the protein is encoded by the coding sequence GTGGACATTCGCCGGCTGCAGCTGCTGCTGGCCCTCTCCCGTCTGGGGTCGATGCGGGCGGTCGCCGAGGAACACCACCTGACGACGTCGACGGTGTCCCAGCAGATCGCGGCGCTGGCGCGGGAGGCGGGAACGCAGTTGATCGAGCCGGAGGGCCGTCGGGTACGGCTCACTCCGGCCGGTCGTCGCCTCGCCGACCACGCCGTGGTGATCCTCGCCGCGGTCGAGAGTGCGCGCCTGGACCTCGACGCGGACGCCGAGCCCGCCGGAACCGTGCGCGTCGGCGGCTTCGCCACCGGCATCCGGGTGTCCCTGCTGCCGATCGTCGCGGAACTGGCCCGGCGGTTCCCGAAGGTCGAGTTCGTGGTCAGCGAATACGAGCCGATCGAGGCGTTCGCGATGCTGACCGCCGACGATCTCGATCTCGCGCTCACCTACGACTACAACCTGGCACCCGCCTCGCCCGGTGCGATGTTGGAGACGGTGCCGTTGTGGTCGATCCGCTGGGGCCTCGGCGTGCCGTCGGCGGCCGCGCGCGACACCGCCGGAGACGCTGCCGCCCTGTCCGATTTCGCGGGTCACACGTGGATCATCAACTCCCGCAACACCGCCGACGAGGACGCGGTGCGCACCCTGGCCGCTCTGTCGGGCTTCACACCGCGGATCGCCCACCAGATCGACAGCCTCGACCTCGTCGAGGATCTCATCGTCGCCGGTTTCGGGGTCGGGCTGCTGCCGCTGGAACGGCCGACCGGTGCGGGCGTGACGGTGCTGCCGCTGCGCGATCCCGAGGTGGTGCTGACGGCCTACGCCGTGACCAGGATCGGCCGCGCCACCTGGCCGCCGCTGCGGGCGGTGCTCGACCGGTTGCGGCCGGCGCCGGGTGCGCGTCTGCCCGAGCCGCGCTGGCCCCGCCCGCAGGCGGCGCCGGACTCCTCACCCGAGCCGCGCCAGCCACTCCCCCTGCCGCCGGACGAATGA
- a CDS encoding MBL fold metallo-hydrolase: MNLRWEALADRVLRCRLTFCDVTVGLVHGSAGVLLVDTGTTLAEAGAVAEDVEALTGGPVTHVVLTHDHFDHIMGYSVFARAQTYCAPEVAVTMATRRAHLRRDAVRHGAAPEAVDRALAVLRAPVRPGFEGTVGLGDRTVTVTHPGSGHTGHDLIAVVTGAERTVAFCGDLIEESADPCVDADSDIGAWPATLEKMIHAGGEDAVYVPGHGAAVDASFVRRQGEWLARLG, translated from the coding sequence GTGAACCTGCGCTGGGAAGCGCTGGCCGATCGAGTTCTCCGCTGCCGCTTGACGTTCTGCGACGTCACGGTCGGACTCGTGCACGGCAGCGCCGGGGTGCTGCTCGTCGACACCGGCACCACGCTGGCCGAGGCGGGCGCCGTCGCCGAGGACGTGGAGGCGCTCACCGGCGGACCGGTGACCCACGTCGTGCTGACCCACGATCACTTCGACCACATCATGGGCTACTCGGTGTTCGCCCGGGCGCAGACGTACTGTGCACCCGAGGTGGCGGTGACGATGGCCACCCGGCGTGCGCACCTTCGCCGCGATGCGGTCCGGCACGGCGCCGCCCCGGAGGCGGTGGACCGGGCCCTGGCCGTGCTGCGCGCCCCGGTGCGACCCGGCTTCGAGGGGACCGTCGGCCTGGGGGATCGCACCGTGACCGTCACCCACCCCGGCAGCGGCCACACCGGCCATGATCTGATCGCCGTCGTGACCGGTGCCGAACGTACCGTGGCGTTCTGCGGCGACCTGATCGAGGAATCCGCGGACCCGTGCGTCGACGCGGATTCCGACATCGGGGCGTGGCCGGCGACCCTGGAGAAGATGATTCACGCCGGAGGCGAGGACGCGGTGTATGTTCCGGGCCACGGCGCCGCCGTGGACGCGTCATTCGTCCGGCGGCAGGGGGAGTGGCTGGCGCGGCTCGGGTGA
- the xylB gene encoding xylulokinase — MPLVAGIDSSTQSCKVLICDAESGRIVRSASSPHPDGTEVAPHAWWEALSSTIEQAGGVDDVDAISVGAQQHGMVCLDDAGEVVRDALLWNDTRSAAAAAQLVDELGGAAQWAEQIGVVPVAAITATKLRWLADHEPRNADATAAVCLPHDWLTWRLSGSGDIADLRTDRSDASGTGYYSASSDTYRFEILELALRGRRPSVPSVLGPRESAGHARAGAVLGAGAGDNAAAALGLGAEPGDCVVSLGTSGVVSAVGTAAAHDPDGIVAGFADATGRQLPLVCTLNGAPVLASVAAMLGVDFDEFDRLALSAPAGAEGLLLIPYFEGERSPNLPEARGALHGVTTRNLTSANIARAAVEGLLCSMAYCTGKIADQGVGVDRITLVGGGARSEAVRRIAPAVLGAGVEVPTPAEYVALGAARQAAWVLSGGVEPPSWSLAGMTSYQADPTPDLFERYRDAQQLTLR; from the coding sequence GTGCCACTCGTCGCGGGAATCGACTCGTCCACACAGTCCTGCAAAGTGCTGATCTGCGACGCCGAATCGGGCCGGATCGTCCGATCGGCGTCCTCACCACATCCCGACGGCACCGAGGTGGCGCCGCACGCCTGGTGGGAGGCGCTGTCGAGCACGATCGAGCAGGCCGGCGGCGTCGACGACGTGGACGCGATCTCGGTGGGTGCCCAGCAGCACGGCATGGTCTGCCTGGACGACGCGGGCGAGGTGGTCCGGGATGCGTTGCTGTGGAACGACACCCGATCCGCGGCCGCGGCGGCACAGCTCGTCGACGAGCTCGGCGGTGCGGCGCAGTGGGCCGAACAGATCGGGGTGGTGCCGGTTGCGGCCATCACCGCGACGAAGCTGCGCTGGCTGGCCGACCACGAACCGCGCAACGCCGACGCGACCGCGGCGGTGTGCCTGCCGCACGACTGGCTGACCTGGCGGCTCAGCGGGTCGGGGGACATCGCCGATCTGCGCACCGACCGCAGCGACGCCAGTGGCACCGGCTACTACTCGGCGAGTTCGGACACCTACCGCTTCGAGATCCTCGAACTCGCGCTGCGGGGCCGGCGGCCTTCGGTACCGTCCGTGCTGGGCCCGCGCGAGTCCGCCGGGCATGCCCGGGCCGGAGCGGTGCTGGGCGCCGGTGCGGGGGACAACGCCGCCGCGGCGCTCGGGCTGGGCGCCGAACCGGGAGACTGTGTCGTGTCCCTCGGCACGTCCGGCGTGGTGAGCGCGGTCGGCACGGCCGCGGCGCACGACCCCGACGGCATCGTGGCCGGTTTCGCCGACGCCACCGGTCGCCAGCTGCCCCTGGTGTGCACCCTCAACGGTGCGCCTGTGCTCGCCTCGGTCGCGGCGATGCTCGGCGTCGACTTCGACGAGTTCGACCGGCTGGCGCTGAGCGCACCCGCGGGCGCCGAGGGCCTTCTGCTCATCCCGTACTTCGAGGGAGAGCGCTCGCCCAACCTCCCCGAGGCGCGGGGCGCGCTGCACGGGGTCACGACCCGCAACCTGACTTCCGCCAACATCGCCCGAGCCGCGGTGGAGGGGCTGCTCTGCTCGATGGCGTACTGCACCGGCAAGATCGCCGACCAGGGTGTCGGCGTCGACCGCATCACGCTGGTCGGCGGGGGCGCGCGGTCCGAGGCGGTGCGCCGCATCGCGCCCGCCGTGCTCGGCGCGGGTGTCGAGGTGCCCACGCCCGCCGAGTACGTCGCCCTCGGCGCTGCGCGGCAGGCCGCGTGGGTGCTCTCGGGCGGCGTTGAGCCGCCGTCCTGGTCGCTCGCCGGGATGACCTCCTACCAGGCCGACCCGACCCCGGATCTGTTCGAGCGATATCGCGACGCCCAGCAGCTGACGCTGCGGTGA